GTTGCTCTGCCACGAATGTGGCTGGATCAGCCAATGCGAAAACTGCGAAAAGCCGTTCACCTATTATCAAAAAAATCGGGTGCTACGCTGCAACCATTGTGCTACACAGAAAGTGCTCCCCCGCCAATGCGGCAATTGCGGCTCGACCCATTTAACCACCACGGGGGTTGGTACCGAGCAGCTTGAGCAAGTGTTAGCGGAACGCTTTCCGCAATTTGTTATCAGCCGAATTGACAGCGACAGCACCGCACGCAAAGGCTCGCTCGAGCAACATCTCAAAGATATTCAGGCTGGCAAAAGCCAAATCCTGATCGGCACGCAGATGCTCGCCAAAGGACATCATTTCCCGAACGTCACTTTAGTAGCCATTGTGAATGTCGATGCCAGCCTGTTTTCCACCGATTTTCGTGCCGAAGAACGTTTGGCACAGCTTTATGTGCAGGTTTCAGGACGTGCAGGGCGAGGCGAAAAGCAGGGCGAAGTGGTGCTACAAACCCATTACCCCGACAACCATTTATTAAAAACCTTGCTCAACGAAGGCTACGCTAGCTTCGCCGAGCAAGCGTTGAAGATGCGACAACTAATGGGATTGCCCCCCTATTCCGCTCAAGTGCTGGTGCGGGCGACGGCGCGAGATAACGACAAAGTGGTAAAATTTTTGGAAAATCTGACCGCTTGTCTGGCAGATATCATCGCTCAACAACATTGGCAAGGCTTCCAACTGCTTGGGCCAATCAATGCCCCAATGGCAAAAAAAGCAGGGCATTTTCGCTGGCAGTTGCTCGTCCAACACCCAAGCCGAGCCGCTATTCAACAGCTACTCGACTGTTTTGATTTGGTTAAAGAACAGTTTCTCCGCAACGATATTCGCTTAACGGTAGATATTGACCCGCTGGATTTGGGGTGATTTGGAAATGGCTCTGCCCCATACAGCCTAGTTAAATTAACGGTAAGGGGCAGAGAAAAATGAATTACTGATTTTTCAAAATTTCATTCATCAGCTGAATATCAATGTGGCAGTAGCCGTTTGGGTTTTTATCAAGATAATCTTGATGGTACTCTTCGGCAGGGAAATAGTGTTCTAATGGTGCTTTTTCTACCGCTAATGGATAGGCATATTGGGTTTGTAAATCAGCTAGGGCTTTTTCAATGATTGGTAAGTCTTGCGGATCCACATAATAAATCCCTGTACGATATTGAATGCCCTTATCTGCTCCTTGCTGATTAACGCTGATTGGGTCGATCACTTTGAAATAATAATCAAGTAATTTCGCAAGGCTGATGTTGTCTGCATCATAAGTGACTTTCACCACTTCGGCGTGTCCACTGCCGTTGCAAACATCACGGTACGTTGGGTTGAGAGAGCTACCGTTGGCATAGCCTGATTCGGCATCAAGTACGCCGTTAATCCGTTGCATAAAGGCTTCAGTTCCCCAAAAACAGCCACCTGCTAAATAAATTTCTTTTTGCATATGTTCTCCTTTGATTTGCAAAATTTTGAGATGATCTTACCGCTTGTAACGTTGAAAAACGTGAGCGGTTCCTTGAATAATCCAGCCAACGCCAAGTGCAAACGCAACAGTGCTAATTCCGACTGTACCGCCAAGTAAAAAACCAAGTAAGCAGACGGTAACTTCAAGCGTTGTTCGTACTAGTCCGATTCTCCAACCATATCGTTGGCAAATGCCGACCATCAAACCATCTCGTGGCCCTGCCCCTAGCTGGCAAGAGAGATAAAAAGTGGTGCCAATGCCAAAGAATAAAATGCCGAAAACCATAAATAAACAACGTTCGAATAAGGCAGTGGGTGCGGGCAGATAGTAAACCGTTAAATCGACGAATAACGCAATGATGATGACATTTAATACCGTTCCAAGCCCAAATCGCAATTTAAGAGGAATCCATAGCAATAAGACGATCACGCTGACAATCGCAATCACAACGCCGATAGACAATCCCGTTTGTACTGAAATCCCTTGTGAAAAAACGGTCCAAGGGCTTGATCCAAAATTTGCCAGCACTAATAATCCTTCACTAATCCCCATAATTGCCATTGCGATAGAAATGACGATTAAAGAAAATCGGCGAATTTGCCATTGGTGCTCTGCTGCCCACGGCATTTGCGGAATAGGCGATTTTCTACTCATAGCGTAAGGCTTCTGCAGGTTCAATTTTAGAGGCTCGATAAGCAGGATAAAGTGTACAAATTAGCGATAGTCCAATGGATGAAAGCACAATGATCGCAACCTGTGTGAGATCAATATCAGTAGGCAGCAACACGCCTGCTGGATTAATTAAAATCAGCAAATCTCCTAAGTAAGTTGTAGCTAACCAGCCGAATAATCCACCGAGTAAAGCCCCGATGATTCCGACAATCGCCCCTTGTGCTACAAAAATTTGTGTAACTTGCCGCTTTGTTAAGCCCTGCGTTTGCAAAATGGCGATTTCACCTTGTTTATCCACAACCATAAGACTTAAGGAAGTCACTATATTGGAAATCGCAACAATTATAATCAGACTGATCAGCAAGCCCATCATATTTTTTTCCATTCTGACCGCTTGGAAAAACTCTCCTTTTTGTTCTCGCCAGTCACTAATTTTAAATTCATCTTGTGGAAAAAATTGTTGTAATTCAGTCACTTGAAATGGTTCTGTTAAAAATAGCCGTTTACCTTGTACTTCATCTTCAGGAATTCGTAATAATCTGCCAACATCAGTTAAATTGGCAAAAAGCGTATAAAATGCCGCTTGAGTGTTTGAATAATAGAGTTCGGATATGGTGAATAACCGCTGAACGGGGATACGTCCTAAAGGGGTATATTGGCTATTTTCTGTGATCATCAAGCGGATTTTATCCCCTACTTGCAAGTGAAGCTGACGAGCTAAGTAGTCACTGATAATAATATTAAACTGCCCTTCGGGTAAACGCTCGGCAAGATCGGGAATCTCGCTGAGCATTGGGTCATCACTCGGTTTTTGCACACCAATTAACACCCCTGCATCAATGCTTTGTTGGCTTTGGATAATGACATTTGTTCGACTAATATCCACGGCTTTTTCAACAAAGTCAGGCAATGCAAGCGGTTGGTTTCTCGCAAAATTTTGCAAATCGGGCGAAAGAATGGCATGTGGTAATGTGGCAAGAATATTGCGTTTTTGCATATTTTCCAAACCGTTCATTACAGACAACACTATCACCAATGCCATCACTCCAAGTACAATACCGAGGCTAGCAAGATTGGTAACCAAACGACCAAAACGGTCTCCGCTTTTTGAACGCCAATAGCGTAATGCAATAAATAAGGGGGTTTTAATATTCATTTTATAATCTAAAAAATAAGTCCCCCTTTGAAAAAGG
The nucleotide sequence above comes from Pasteurellaceae bacterium Orientalotternb1. Encoded proteins:
- a CDS encoding permease codes for the protein MNIKTPLFIALRYWRSKSGDRFGRLVTNLASLGIVLGVMALVIVLSVMNGLENMQKRNILATLPHAILSPDLQNFARNQPLALPDFVEKAVDISRTNVIIQSQQSIDAGVLIGVQKPSDDPMLSEIPDLAERLPEGQFNIIISDYLARQLHLQVGDKIRLMITENSQYTPLGRIPVQRLFTISELYYSNTQAAFYTLFANLTDVGRLLRIPEDEVQGKRLFLTEPFQVTELQQFFPQDEFKISDWREQKGEFFQAVRMEKNMMGLLISLIIIVAISNIVTSLSLMVVDKQGEIAILQTQGLTKRQVTQIFVAQGAIVGIIGALLGGLFGWLATTYLGDLLILINPAGVLLPTDIDLTQVAIIVLSSIGLSLICTLYPAYRASKIEPAEALRYE
- a CDS encoding peptide-methionine (S)-S-oxide reductase → MQKEIYLAGGCFWGTEAFMQRINGVLDAESGYANGSSLNPTYRDVCNGSGHAEVVKVTYDADNISLAKLLDYYFKVIDPISVNQQGADKGIQYRTGIYYVDPQDLPIIEKALADLQTQYAYPLAVEKAPLEHYFPAEEYHQDYLDKNPNGYCHIDIQLMNEILKNQ